A genomic window from Caballeronia sp. SBC1 includes:
- a CDS encoding bifunctional DedA family/phosphatase PAP2 family protein, which yields MEHAYFRLLHLLSGHPEWTLTVVLLAAFFESIAFIGTFVPGSTAMFVAGALVGTGSLNLGWVFACALVGAVAGDAASYWFGCSHKETIAKLWPFRTHPGMLLAGQRYFEAHGAKSVIFARFIAPLRAVVPVVAGMMGMRPLRFLVINIISALVWAPVHILPGVVFGASIELAGAVSFRLVAVLAILVAATWLTFRATSLVVSHARAWTDSSRRNLLRWARHHPGAMGRVVLGILDPKHQAAALIAVISVLLLASATVFFSTLHGVSRGDPLVQVDVSVYRFLQSFRSSWGDAILAVLGTLGSVPTLAALTVLVVVWMAFERRWRTVAYWLTAVMFSQLLILAIQITIQRPLPGAVASSLRAFPSNHVAASVVIYGFLSFLLARRVGPVARVFVAMATIAILASVAFSGLYFGHFTFSDAVGGAALAATWVFLVALTAVWRYPAKPPPRAMMPVAVLVLVCVSVALQFRTSLDAMAAESTPAAIVVTPMQWTDTVWRTFSCYRSSMDGDRLEPITIQWAATAGEIRDQLERRGWTEGARLSAHSILSLVSPDVAATALPVLPRLNNGQPSVLVFTRSHLSADERDVLRFWPTQYAVAHRGGRPPTPIWLGSLVHERLLRPSWPFNVLRRDRRIDSMIADHTEASPWSGLEVARSTGCVGIPVTLVASERQ from the coding sequence ATGGAGCATGCCTACTTCAGATTGCTGCATCTGCTTTCGGGGCATCCTGAGTGGACTCTCACGGTTGTCTTGCTTGCAGCATTTTTTGAATCCATTGCGTTTATCGGCACGTTTGTTCCGGGCAGCACCGCCATGTTCGTGGCAGGCGCGCTGGTCGGCACGGGTTCTCTCAACCTCGGCTGGGTATTCGCCTGCGCGCTCGTGGGGGCCGTGGCAGGCGATGCCGCAAGCTACTGGTTCGGCTGCAGCCACAAGGAAACCATCGCGAAGCTGTGGCCGTTCCGCACGCACCCCGGCATGCTGCTGGCGGGGCAGCGCTACTTCGAGGCACACGGGGCAAAAAGCGTGATCTTCGCGCGCTTCATTGCACCGCTGCGCGCGGTTGTTCCCGTCGTGGCGGGCATGATGGGGATGCGGCCGCTGCGATTCCTGGTCATCAACATCATCTCGGCGCTCGTCTGGGCGCCCGTGCATATCCTTCCAGGCGTTGTCTTCGGAGCATCGATCGAACTGGCGGGCGCCGTGTCTTTCCGGCTCGTCGCGGTGCTTGCCATCCTGGTTGCCGCGACGTGGCTGACGTTCCGGGCGACGAGCCTTGTTGTCTCGCACGCGCGGGCGTGGACGGACTCGTCGCGCCGAAATCTGCTGCGGTGGGCGCGTCATCACCCTGGCGCAATGGGCCGGGTAGTGCTCGGTATCCTTGATCCGAAGCATCAGGCCGCCGCGCTTATTGCCGTGATCTCCGTGCTGCTGCTCGCTTCGGCCACCGTGTTCTTTTCCACGCTGCACGGCGTCTCTCGCGGCGACCCGCTGGTTCAAGTCGATGTGTCGGTTTATCGCTTCCTGCAATCGTTCCGATCCTCGTGGGGCGACGCCATCCTGGCTGTGCTCGGCACGCTGGGCAGCGTGCCGACACTCGCCGCGCTAACGGTGCTGGTCGTCGTATGGATGGCGTTTGAACGCCGCTGGCGCACGGTCGCGTACTGGCTGACCGCCGTTATGTTTTCCCAGCTATTGATCCTGGCAATCCAGATCACGATCCAGCGTCCGCTTCCGGGTGCGGTAGCGTCCAGCTTGCGCGCGTTCCCGAGTAATCACGTCGCAGCCAGCGTGGTGATTTACGGCTTCCTCTCGTTCTTGCTGGCGCGCCGCGTGGGGCCGGTGGCGAGGGTATTCGTCGCGATGGCAACCATTGCCATCCTGGCTTCGGTTGCCTTCTCGGGGCTTTATTTCGGCCACTTCACTTTCTCCGATGCCGTCGGCGGCGCCGCACTCGCTGCCACCTGGGTCTTTCTGGTTGCGCTCACCGCCGTGTGGCGATACCCCGCGAAACCGCCGCCCCGCGCCATGATGCCGGTCGCCGTCCTGGTGCTTGTATGCGTGAGTGTCGCGTTGCAGTTCAGGACGAGCCTTGACGCGATGGCGGCCGAGTCGACCCCAGCGGCGATTGTGGTGACGCCGATGCAATGGACGGATACCGTGTGGCGGACCTTTTCTTGCTATCGGTCAAGCATGGACGGTGACCGGCTCGAGCCCATCACCATTCAATGGGCAGCAACGGCCGGGGAGATCAGGGATCAACTGGAGCGCCGGGGATGGACAGAGGGGGCGCGTTTATCGGCGCATAGCATCTTGTCTCTCGTTTCCCCGGACGTGGCGGCTACGGCGCTTCCGGTGTTGCCGAGGTTGAACAATGGCCAACCATCGGTGCTGGTATTTACGCGCTCTCACCTGAGCGCGGATGAGCGCGATGTCTTGCGATTCTGGCCGACGCAGTATGCGGTGGCGCATCGGGGCGGACGGCCGCCAACACCTATCTGGCTCGGCTCACTCGTCCACGAGCGGTTGCTGCGGCCATCGTGGCCATTCAACGTGTTGCGTCGGGACAGACGAATCGACTCGATGATTGCCGACCACACCGAGGCATCGCCGTGGAGTGGCCTGGAGGTGGCGAGAAGTACAGGTTGTGTGGGCATTCCTGTGACGCTGGTGGCGTCCGAGAGGCAATGA
- a CDS encoding VTT domain-containing protein, protein MIQIPPSAIENWGSAAVFANVLATRLGVPLPAIPVLIFAGSAIAGGNLVFSHVLCAAVVAALLGDGVWFSAGRIYGRRLTDILGRMSLSLDASMRTTRALFERFGVAIVAVAKFVPGLALITPPLMGTTLIAPAVFVAWDTVGTVAWASFWLLGGALFERQLGLLLSVLRPHGGSILDVLFTATVLYLTYRYLLRWRFRKWLSRRIVSPERLDRMMRSSTPPLVLDARPVSVRRDELYRIPGALLLDVESLETMDANLSASNIVVYGMYPNDATVRKVRKQLLRKKVVNVRVLYGGLDEWVRRGYAVEPLPPELDLFTASLARS, encoded by the coding sequence TTGATACAAATTCCACCGTCGGCAATCGAGAACTGGGGAAGCGCTGCCGTCTTCGCCAATGTGCTGGCCACGCGGCTGGGTGTCCCGCTGCCGGCTATCCCCGTGCTTATTTTTGCGGGCTCCGCGATCGCCGGCGGGAATCTGGTTTTCTCCCACGTGCTGTGTGCCGCGGTAGTCGCTGCGTTGCTCGGCGACGGCGTGTGGTTTTCTGCGGGGCGTATCTATGGCCGTCGCCTGACCGATATTCTCGGACGTATGTCGTTGTCGCTTGATGCAAGCATGCGCACCACGCGCGCCTTGTTCGAACGGTTTGGCGTCGCGATCGTGGCGGTGGCGAAGTTTGTTCCGGGCCTCGCTCTGATTACGCCGCCGCTGATGGGCACCACGCTGATCGCGCCGGCCGTGTTCGTTGCGTGGGATACGGTGGGCACGGTGGCGTGGGCTTCTTTCTGGTTGCTCGGCGGCGCGTTGTTCGAGCGGCAACTCGGGTTGTTGTTGAGCGTGCTCCGACCCCACGGGGGATCGATTCTCGACGTGCTGTTTACCGCCACCGTTCTTTATCTGACGTATCGATATCTGCTGCGCTGGCGTTTCCGGAAGTGGCTGAGCCGCAGGATTGTCTCGCCGGAGCGGCTCGACCGGATGATGCGTTCAAGCACGCCACCGTTGGTCCTCGATGCGCGACCAGTTTCGGTCCGGCGTGACGAGTTGTATCGAATTCCGGGGGCGTTGCTGCTCGATGTTGAATCGCTGGAAACCATGGATGCGAATCTTTCGGCCAGCAACATTGTTGTGTATGGCATGTATCCGAACGATGCGACCGTCAGGAAGGTTCGCAAGCAGCTGCTCCGGAAAAAGGTCGTGAACGTGCGCGTTTTATATGGCGGCCTGGACGAGTGGGTGCGTCGGGGTTATGCGGTTGAACCGTTGCCGCCGGAGTTGGATCTGTTCACTGCATCGTTGGCGCGTT
- a CDS encoding J domain-containing protein — translation MTTLYDTLSVPENATAEEIKRAYRKAVMRWHPDRNAGQEHVARAAFLDIRNAYAILSDPAQRQVYDAVFAEEMKRQEAERRREEREQAEREAAVRAAQEAEYASRVVLAMRFATQGYNRDVVRGVLLAHECDDDLACRIADSALALHASRQSEAEPAEPEEAASEAAPDTHGTQPEEEPAPADRVRSFSDIWMPFWNVLRS, via the coding sequence ATGACAACCTTATATGACACCTTGTCCGTCCCGGAAAACGCGACGGCTGAAGAGATAAAACGGGCTTACCGGAAAGCGGTCATGCGTTGGCATCCGGATCGCAATGCCGGTCAGGAGCATGTTGCGCGAGCCGCGTTTCTCGACATTCGAAATGCTTACGCAATTCTGTCCGATCCCGCGCAAAGGCAGGTCTACGACGCCGTTTTTGCTGAGGAAATGAAGCGGCAGGAAGCCGAGCGCCGGCGTGAGGAGCGGGAGCAGGCTGAGCGCGAGGCCGCGGTGCGCGCCGCGCAGGAAGCGGAATATGCCAGCCGCGTCGTGCTGGCGATGCGCTTCGCGACGCAGGGCTATAACCGCGACGTCGTTCGCGGCGTGTTGCTGGCCCACGAATGCGACGACGACCTCGCGTGTCGTATCGCCGATAGCGCCCTTGCGCTCCACGCGTCCAGGCAGTCGGAGGCTGAACCGGCGGAGCCGGAGGAGGCCGCTTCTGAGGCCGCTCCCGATACGCACGGCACGCAGCCAGAAGAGGAACCGGCACCTGCGGATCGCGTACGTTCGTTTTCCGATATCTGGATGCCCTTCTGGAACGTGCTGCGCTCGTGA